The genomic region AAGGTCTTGATAGCAGGCAGTGCTAAATACGATCTCCTTGAAAAAAGACGCAAAGATTTATCTCTTGATGAGCTAAAGAGGCTTTTTTCTTACAAAAAGAAACTTTTTACCTTTGGAAGCATAAGAAGTGGCGAAGAAAGCGTAATTGTGAAGGCTTTATCGCGACTTGCCCAAAAATTTCCTGAAGTTTGTTTCGTTCTGGTGCCAAGGCATCTAACTCTGGTGACGCCCCTTACGAATCTCTTAAGAAAGGAAGGCTTCTCCCCTACTCTTTTTACTAAACTGAAAAAGGAAGGGGCTTCTCGGTCTCAAGTTGTCATTGTTGATGAGATAGGCCCACTTTTTGGTATTTATGCCTTATCTTGTGCTGCTTATGTAGGAGGAAGCCTTTGCCCTAAAGGCGGGCAAAATCCCCTTGAGCCTGCCTGTTTTAAAAAGCCTGTAATCTTTGGCCCCCACATGGAAAATTTCTCATATGAGGCTTGCGCTCTTCTTGAAACCGGCGGGGCCATAAAGGTCCCTGACGAAGAGACCCTTGTGCGCGCTATAGAAAACTTGCTAAGTGAAGAAGAAACAAGGCAAAAAACAGGAAAAGCCGCTTATCAGGCTTACCAAAAATTCCTCGGCTCAAGCAAGGTTTATGCTCAATTGCTTACGGAAAGCTTCAATTAGTTCCGCTATCCATTTTGATAACCGGACAGGTCATGGTGTGCTGAATATAGTCAATGCTTTGAAGTTTACGAATTACCATTTCTGACAAGGCATCGTGGTCTTCAGTTTCTACTTCGGCGATGATGTCGTATGGGCCCATGATGATGTCAAGTCTTTTAACTTCAGGCATATGCCGCAGGGTTTCAGCCACTTCAGAGGTTTTGCCTATCTGGGTATTGATAAGGATGTATGCTTTAAGTGCCATCTTCTCCTCCCTTGGAAAGCAGGCTTTCCAGAAGATCTAACATTTTTTGGTGGTCAAGGGGCTTTGAAAGCACCGCATCTGCTTCTCTTTCTTGGGCGAGATTTGCTACTTCTTCTCCGTAACCGGTAATGGCCACTACAGGGATATCGGGTTTTTCGCGCTTTATTACCGTAATTATTCCGATACCGCTCACGTAAGGCATGGTAATGTCGGTGATAACCAGGTCGAATTCTTCTTTTTTCAGTTTTTCAAGGCCTTTTAAGCCGTCTTCTGCTTTTTCGACCTGGTATTGGCCTTTCAGTATTAAAAAATCTGCTAAATTTTCACGGAGGGTATCGTCATCTTCGATGAGTAAAATTTTCTTGGCCATTTTGGAACCTTCCTGTTATTTACTTATTGCTTTAGCAAAATATTTAAGGGAGTGCAAATTGGTTCAAGATATTTCAAATTATAAAAAAACACTGCGCAAAAAAATATTGGCCAAAAGAAACGCGCTTTCCAAGCAAAGAAGAAAGGAATTTTCCGAAAAAATCAAAAATTATCTTTTAAAAAGTCCCTATTACTTGAAATCACAAAAAATTCTGTTTTATGCCTCCTTTGGAAGCGAAGTAGAAACCTTTGAAATGATAAAAGAAGCTTTGGCCCAGGGAAAGGAAGTCTACCTTCCTAAAACTTACGTTTCTCAGAAAAAATTGCGCCTTTTTCGCGTAAATAGTTTGAAAGAACTGAAAAAAGGCGCTTATGGCATTCTTGAACCCGAAGAAGAAAAGCAAGAAATCTCACCCGAAGAGCTCGATTTAATCATTTTACCTGGAGTTGCCTTTGACAAAAAAGGGGGAAGGCTGGGATACGGCGGAGGTTTTTACGACAGGCTCTTAGAGCAAGCCCCTCAGGCTATCAAGGTTGCCCTTGGCTTTGGTTGCCAGTTATGTGATGAGCTTCCCCTTGAAGCACATGATGTCCCTGCTGATGTCATTATTACCGAAGAAGGATTACACGAAATCTTTTAGCCGTTTTTGGCCTGAGGCAAGCTCTTCTAAGCGTGCAAGGCCTTTTCTATCTCCTAAGGCCACCACGACGTCTCCAGCCTCAAAAACATATTCTGGTGGAGGATTAAAAATCATTTCTCCGGTGGCTTTTTTAATAGCAAGAACAATTACCCCTGAGATTTGTTTTATTTGGCTATTTAATAAATTTTTGGCTACTAAGTCAGATTTCTCAGAGATTCGGACTTCTTCCAACTGAAGCTCAAGGTGTTCCTCAGGGGTGACCAGTTCTAAAAAGTCTGTGACTGCAGGGCGCAAGATGGTAAGCGCCATGCGCCTTGCTCCTATGAGATAAGGCGAGACAACTTTGTCGGACCCTGCCCTTTTTAGTTTTTTCTCAACGTGTTCTTCATCTGCACGGGCAATAATGAATAGTTTGGGATTCAAGCTTCGGGCAGTAAGAGTGATATAGACGTTATCAGCATCAGAGCGCAAAACCGAAACCAGACCTTTGGCCCTATTGATACCCGCTTTCTTTAAGACTTCTTCTTGGGTGGCGTCTCCTTCAAGAAACAGGAATCCCTCTTTTTCAATCTCTTCTACGGTTTCGTGATCCTTTTCAACTACTACAAACGGAACTTCTTTGGCAATCATGCGGCAAATATGCCTTCCGATGCGGCCGTAACCACAAATAATGTAGTGATCGTGGAGAGTCTCAAGCTTGGCTTCTAGCCGTTTGCGGCCCAGAAAATCTTGCAACTGGCCGGAGACAATGGTTTCCGTAAGCATGGTAAACACGTAAAAAGCAGTACCCACGCCGGCAAAGATTAGCAAAGAGGTGAAAATGCGCCCTTCAAAAGAAAGGGGGTGGACCTCCATATAACCAACGGTAGAAAGGGTAATGATGGTCATGTAAAAAGCATCAAAAAGGCCCCACCCCTCTATTACGATATAACCAATTGTTCCAATAACTATAACCAGAGTTAATAAAAACAAAGAAAACGCAAGTTTTCTCATACTTGTTAGTTTTCCTCGTCAGTAAGCCTTGTGACTTCTTCCATGAGATTATAAAACTTTTTCAGTTCCAGTTTATAGTTTTCGGTAAGATGTATGTGAATAACAGGCCGTTCATCTTCAGCCAGGGCTTGGAAATCGCCATAGGCCTGGGCAAACTGAAGATCCCAGAAGGTGAAGCCGAACTCAGGGATAAGCTGATCTTCCTTGCGGCCTTTACGGGTAAAAATAACAAAGCGCCCTGACCGTGGGCCGCCTTTAAAGAGTTGACCAATAGAATGCAAATACCTGGGGCCAAAGCCCATAATGGTTGAGCACTGGCGCCTTCCACGTAACAAAGTCCGCAGGTCGGTAAAGATTTCTTCTATTTCAGTATCGTAGGGCAAAAAGGGTAAAAAGGCGAAATACCCCCAGGGTGGGGTCTCATAAAGAAACTTTTTGAGCACTGCCCTTAAACGGGGATATTGAACCTTAAGACCGCCAGCGTAAAGAAAACCAACCTCAAGGTCATCGTCCACATAGAATTCTACGGGGAAATTCCCTGTTTGTTTAAAGGTTTCAAGGACTTCTTTGGTTTTATTTTTGGCCCTGATGACATCTGGTTCATCAAAGGGGTTTAAGCCAAGCCAGACTCCGCAAAGGGCCACAGCAAGTTCCCAGCGAAAACACTCAGCGCCAAGATCATAGCGATCAGGAAGCCAGTAAAGCTTAAGCGGAAATCCTGCTTCTTTTAAGTCGGAAAAAAGCCGACGATATAGATCCTGACGCCCCCTTAAACCCAAATAAACAAAAATGCGATCCGGACCATAAACAGTCGGAGAACCAGGGGTTTCACCTACCACAGGAATAATTCCAGTGAATTCTTTGCCAAGGCTTTCGGCAACCAGTTGTTCTATCCAGAGAGAAAAGGGCCTGAGCAGAGGGTCTGCAAGGATAGTGAGTTTATCTTGTCCTAAGAAAAAGCGCTCTGCCAGGTACTCAGAAAGCCAGGCTGCTGGGTTATATTCCCAGGGGATGTCAGGAGAGCAGCTTTGTTGCATTTCTTCAGCACTTTCAAGGAATTTTTCAACTTGAAGCCCCATAAGCGCTGCAGGTAAAAGCCCAACAAAGGTAAGTGCGGCATAACGGCCGCCTATGTCTTTAGGGTTCAGAAAAACACCGCAAAAGTTTTTCTCTTGGGCCTCTAAATGAAGAGGGGTGCCTTCGTCGGTTATGGCGGCAAAATTTTCTCCGGGGTTTTCTTTAAGAGCTTTAACTTTTTCCCAAAAATAGCGAAAATGAGCGGTGGTTTCGATGGTAGTGCCTGACTTGCTGGCAATAATGAAAAGGGTTTTGGCTAAATCACATTCTTTTTCAACTTTTTCTATTTCTTCGGGGTCAGTGGTGTCAATAACGTGAAAAGCTGGCCAACCAGGCTCTGGTCCAAATATTTTGCTCAGCGCTAAAGGAAAAAGGCTTGAGCCCCCCATGCCACAGAGGATTACTTTTTGGAATTTTTCCTTGGCCTTTGAAGCAAATTCTTTTATTGCTGGCAAATGAGGGCGCATTCTTTGTGGGGCATCAACCCAGCCAAGTCTTTCTTTGATTTTTTCTTGTGCTTCTTCGGGTAAAGGGAACACCGAGGGATCTTTGGCAAGAATGCGTGCCAGGATGTCTTTTTTTTCTTCTTCCGTGAGCTTTGAAGGACGCAACATTTTTCTGGAATCTTGAGAACCCATATTAACCTCCTTTTATTTTAAACGCCTAAAAAGCGCTTAGTTCAAAAACAAAAGAACTAAAGCCCATTTTTGGTCTAAAGCAGTTTTATAATAGCAAGAATACTTAAAGCAAGCCTTAAAAAGGCTTGGCTTTTTGATAAAGAGAAGTTAAGTTGTATTTCAATGCAGGGAGAAACTAAATCAACCAAAAGACCAGGGGTTAAAAAACGCTTTATTATTAACAAAAGGGCCCCTTTTTATGGGGGAACAAACCGCATTTTTTGTCCTGTATGCGGAAATGACGAAGACTTTTGGGAACACGCTGAAGGTGTCACCATTAAAACCCGCTATATCCAAAACGAAGACGGAAGTTTTACCCCTGTAGCAGACGACACCCAGGTCTTTGGCGAGATAAAGTTTATTTGTGGCAAATGTGGGGCTGATCTTTCCGAATACCATAAACAATTCCTTGAGATGCTCTTTTGATGCGCCCGCCATGGGTTATTCTCTCAAATAGAACTTTTCGAAAGCTTTATCATGAGCTTAAAGCAGGAGATTTCATCTTAGGAAGGCTCTCCGTTAAATTTGGCGAAGAATTTCTCTTTACAGACCTTCAGGCAAGAGGCATTAAAGCCTATCCTTCTTTTCTTTCCCAGTACCTTGCCAGGTCCAAATGTTTTCAGACGCTGGTTTACTCTAATGAAATGCTTCCTGGTACGCGTCTCATAAGAGACCGGCACGATTTAATCAGGGCTGTTAACGAATATGGCGCTTCAGGGGTTAAAAAAGTTGTTCTTAAACAAGATCGTTATAATTGCGGGCTGGGGGTTCATATTTTTGAAAATATCGAAAATGTTTTTAATTTTGCTACTTTCGGAAACTTGAGCTTTCCCTTTGTGCTCCAGCCTTTTATGCCAAATATTGCCGATGTGAGAGTTATCATCTTAGGAGATTATCTCGAGGCTTACATGCGCAAAAACCCTTATAATTTTCGCAACAATCTTTTCTTTGGTGGTGAAGCAAGACCGTATCAACTCTCTGAAGAAGAATATTCCTTTTGTCAAAGGGTCATGGAGAGAGGAAAGTTCCCTTTTGCCCACATAGACCTCATGATTACCCAAGAAGGAAGGTTTTATCTCTCAGAGATAAACCTTCGGGGAGGTCTAAAAGGCGCGTGCATTAAAGGCAAGACTTACGAACAAAAAGTAAATGCCCTTCACGAAAAAGCCCTAAAAGCCTTTCTTGAAGAAAATCCCGGGGCGAA from Thermodesulfatator atlanticus DSM 21156 harbors:
- a CDS encoding 3-deoxy-D-manno-octulosonic acid transferase, translating into MFSIYRKLGYVLTPLVKLKGLSASRTGTLPRAEVWLHAASVGEANVAAAILYEFLAMNPGTKVLLTLQTKTGVLKARELLKDYPVAINLAPLDLPSFARKAASLVRPRVFALIETELWPNLIYENHRLGAKLFILNGRISAKSFPRYRYLTPLLRKLFNCFTQIAVIGPREKKRFLALGAPEKKVLIAGSAKYDLLEKRRKDLSLDELKRLFSYKKKLFTFGSIRSGEESVIVKALSRLAQKFPEVCFVLVPRHLTLVTPLTNLLRKEGFSPTLFTKLKKEGASRSQVVIVDEIGPLFGIYALSCAAYVGGSLCPKGGQNPLEPACFKKPVIFGPHMENFSYEACALLETGGAIKVPDEETLVRAIENLLSEEETRQKTGKAAYQAYQKFLGSSKVYAQLLTESFN
- a CDS encoding Lrp/AsnC family transcriptional regulator, with amino-acid sequence MALKAYILINTQIGKTSEVAETLRHMPEVKRLDIIMGPYDIIAEVETEDHDALSEMVIRKLQSIDYIQHTMTCPVIKMDSGTN
- a CDS encoding response regulator, producing the protein MAKKILLIEDDDTLRENLADFLILKGQYQVEKAEDGLKGLEKLKKEEFDLVITDITMPYVSGIGIITVIKREKPDIPVVAITGYGEEVANLAQEREADAVLSKPLDHQKMLDLLESLLSKGGEDGT
- a CDS encoding 5-formyltetrahydrofolate cyclo-ligase produces the protein MSKIFLAILEPSCYLLIALAKYLRECKLVQDISNYKKTLRKKILAKRNALSKQRRKEFSEKIKNYLLKSPYYLKSQKILFYASFGSEVETFEMIKEALAQGKEVYLPKTYVSQKKLRLFRVNSLKELKKGAYGILEPEEEKQEISPEELDLIILPGVAFDKKGGRLGYGGGFYDRLLEQAPQAIKVALGFGCQLCDELPLEAHDVPADVIITEEGLHEIF
- a CDS encoding potassium channel family protein — its product is MRKLAFSLFLLTLVIVIGTIGYIVIEGWGLFDAFYMTIITLSTVGYMEVHPLSFEGRIFTSLLIFAGVGTAFYVFTMLTETIVSGQLQDFLGRKRLEAKLETLHDHYIICGYGRIGRHICRMIAKEVPFVVVEKDHETVEEIEKEGFLFLEGDATQEEVLKKAGINRAKGLVSVLRSDADNVYITLTARSLNPKLFIIARADEEHVEKKLKRAGSDKVVSPYLIGARRMALTILRPAVTDFLELVTPEEHLELQLEEVRISEKSDLVAKNLLNSQIKQISGVIVLAIKKATGEMIFNPPPEYVFEAGDVVVALGDRKGLARLEELASGQKRLKDFV
- a CDS encoding phosphoglucose isomerase; its protein translation is MGSQDSRKMLRPSKLTEEEKKDILARILAKDPSVFPLPEEAQEKIKERLGWVDAPQRMRPHLPAIKEFASKAKEKFQKVILCGMGGSSLFPLALSKIFGPEPGWPAFHVIDTTDPEEIEKVEKECDLAKTLFIIASKSGTTIETTAHFRYFWEKVKALKENPGENFAAITDEGTPLHLEAQEKNFCGVFLNPKDIGGRYAALTFVGLLPAALMGLQVEKFLESAEEMQQSCSPDIPWEYNPAAWLSEYLAERFFLGQDKLTILADPLLRPFSLWIEQLVAESLGKEFTGIIPVVGETPGSPTVYGPDRIFVYLGLRGRQDLYRRLFSDLKEAGFPLKLYWLPDRYDLGAECFRWELAVALCGVWLGLNPFDEPDVIRAKNKTKEVLETFKQTGNFPVEFYVDDDLEVGFLYAGGLKVQYPRLRAVLKKFLYETPPWGYFAFLPFLPYDTEIEEIFTDLRTLLRGRRQCSTIMGFGPRYLHSIGQLFKGGPRSGRFVIFTRKGRKEDQLIPEFGFTFWDLQFAQAYGDFQALAEDERPVIHIHLTENYKLELKKFYNLMEEVTRLTDEEN
- a CDS encoding ATP-grasp domain-containing protein codes for the protein MRPPWVILSNRTFRKLYHELKAGDFILGRLSVKFGEEFLFTDLQARGIKAYPSFLSQYLARSKCFQTLVYSNEMLPGTRLIRDRHDLIRAVNEYGASGVKKVVLKQDRYNCGLGVHIFENIENVFNFATFGNLSFPFVLQPFMPNIADVRVIILGDYLEAYMRKNPYNFRNNLFFGGEARPYQLSEEEYSFCQRVMERGKFPFAHIDLMITQEGRFYLSEINLRGGLKGACIKGKTYEQKVNALHEKALKAFLEENPGAKIFD